Proteins encoded together in one Euzebya rosea window:
- a CDS encoding glycosyltransferase family A protein — translation MPTARRTTSEPPLVSVGLPVFNGAAFVEEAVRSILAQRDVALELIACDNGSTDETPDILRRIAATDPRMRVVTSPVNRGAAWNYNRTVELARGTYFKWAAHDDVLAPCFLSRCIDILREDPSVSLAYPRAVDIDAEGEVLELHPPLRYAQGRRPSARGRAVLDHPTPCLEVFGVVRLGQLRRTARIGPYSSSDRTLLFELALHGRFRQVPEVLFLHRQHPARSVHIKGARTRDAWFDPDRATRFTFPRWRLVGAHLGAVRRAPITVPERIATLSTLVPWVARLMGPLGREVLAWAVHTIGGRLRPRTRRQGAGRSRHVVLR, via the coding sequence ATGCCGACCGCCCGCCGCACCACCTCCGAGCCGCCGCTGGTCTCGGTCGGCCTGCCGGTCTTCAACGGTGCGGCGTTCGTCGAGGAGGCGGTCCGCAGCATCCTCGCCCAACGCGATGTGGCGCTGGAGCTGATCGCCTGCGACAACGGCTCGACCGACGAGACCCCCGACATCCTCCGACGCATTGCGGCGACGGACCCGCGGATGCGGGTCGTCACCAGCCCGGTGAACCGTGGGGCGGCGTGGAACTACAACCGGACGGTGGAGCTGGCCCGGGGCACCTACTTCAAGTGGGCCGCACACGACGACGTGCTGGCCCCGTGCTTCCTCTCCAGGTGCATCGACATCCTGCGCGAGGACCCGAGCGTGTCCCTGGCCTACCCCAGGGCGGTCGACATCGACGCTGAGGGCGAGGTCCTCGAGCTCCATCCCCCGCTGCGGTACGCGCAGGGTCGGCGACCATCGGCGCGGGGACGAGCGGTGCTGGACCACCCAACACCCTGCCTGGAGGTCTTCGGGGTGGTTCGCCTGGGGCAGCTGCGCCGCACTGCCCGGATCGGGCCGTACAGCAGCTCGGATCGCACCCTGCTCTTCGAGCTCGCCCTGCACGGTCGCTTCCGACAGGTCCCCGAGGTCCTCTTCCTGCACCGGCAGCACCCTGCACGCTCGGTCCACATCAAGGGCGCCCGGACGAGGGACGCCTGGTTCGATCCCGACCGTGCGACCCGGTTCACCTTCCCCCGATGGCGCCTGGTCGGGGCCCATCTGGGTGCCGTCCGGCGGGCCCCGATCACGGTCCCGGAGCGCATCGCGACGCTGTCGACGCTGGTGCCGTGGGTCGCCCGCCTGATGGGACCGCTGGGTCGCGAGGTCCTCGCATGGGCCGTGCACACGATCGGGGGGCGCCTGCGTCCCCGTACGAGGCGGCAGGGCGCGGGGCGAAGCCGGCATGTCGTCCTCCGCTGA
- a CDS encoding lipopolysaccharide biosynthesis protein: protein MSSSAERTRFGRAAGWSYVMDGGRQVLSVAVTFVLAAMLGPETFGLAAMAIVYVLFIDMVQRQGMASALIQRRVLTAAHRDTGFWLVVITSMVMTVVSVLGAGWWADVNNTPALEQVIVRLSPLVLLQGLTTVQQALLRRSMSFRLLATRTLVAVLVGGVVGILGAMAGWGVDALVAQQLTTAGVMVVALWRASGWRPGGRFTLKAAGELLGFSSGAFLTSLAVFVNNRADALLIGVFFGPFVVGIYRLGSRLVDMVVAALVGPVQQIALPELAPHQDDAPELAVRLERLGRLSVASTVPVLACLVVVADPLTETLGGSWQGSAAVIKVLCVVGVVRAVVAVDGPVLQATGRPFLQAAVTAGLATLSALTFAMAGVLLEDAGTDAQAFGMAVSRAVLFATPVLVVHLVIVRRFAGTPPMEELRHLGRPLAVGVLVLLVGSALDIVLPGPPIVRLLAVGGGAALVAVAATVRLVPGCAELVVGRLRGRAGSPASRDDEPPVDPRPFAGV, encoded by the coding sequence ATGTCGTCCTCCGCTGAACGGACGCGGTTCGGCCGAGCGGCCGGTTGGTCCTACGTCATGGACGGCGGCCGACAGGTGCTCTCCGTCGCCGTCACGTTCGTCCTTGCAGCCATGCTCGGGCCGGAGACCTTCGGGCTCGCCGCGATGGCGATCGTCTACGTCCTCTTCATCGACATGGTCCAGCGACAGGGGATGGCGTCGGCCCTGATCCAGCGTCGCGTGCTGACCGCGGCCCATCGCGACACCGGCTTCTGGCTGGTCGTGATCACGAGCATGGTCATGACGGTCGTCAGCGTGCTGGGCGCCGGCTGGTGGGCCGACGTCAACAACACGCCGGCGCTCGAGCAGGTCATCGTCCGCCTGTCCCCGCTGGTGCTGCTCCAGGGACTGACGACGGTGCAGCAGGCGCTCCTCCGTCGCAGCATGTCCTTCCGGTTGCTCGCGACCCGAACCCTGGTGGCGGTGCTCGTCGGCGGTGTGGTCGGGATCCTCGGCGCCATGGCCGGGTGGGGCGTCGACGCGCTCGTGGCCCAGCAGCTGACGACGGCTGGTGTCATGGTCGTGGCGCTGTGGCGCGCCAGCGGCTGGCGACCCGGGGGGCGGTTCACCCTGAAGGCCGCAGGCGAGCTGCTGGGCTTCTCCTCCGGCGCGTTCCTGACCAGCCTCGCCGTCTTCGTCAACAACCGTGCCGACGCGCTGCTGATCGGGGTGTTCTTCGGACCCTTCGTCGTCGGCATCTACCGCCTGGGTTCCCGGTTGGTGGACATGGTCGTCGCGGCGTTGGTCGGGCCCGTCCAGCAGATCGCCCTGCCGGAACTCGCCCCGCACCAGGACGACGCCCCCGAGCTGGCGGTTCGACTGGAGCGGCTCGGTCGGCTCAGCGTGGCGTCCACCGTGCCGGTCCTGGCGTGCTTGGTGGTCGTCGCGGATCCGCTGACGGAGACGCTGGGCGGCAGCTGGCAGGGCTCGGCGGCCGTGATCAAGGTCCTGTGCGTCGTGGGGGTCGTCCGTGCCGTCGTCGCCGTCGACGGACCGGTGCTGCAGGCCACCGGTCGACCGTTCCTCCAGGCTGCGGTCACGGCAGGACTGGCCACCCTCAGCGCGCTCACCTTCGCCATGGCCGGGGTGCTGCTGGAGGACGCCGGTACCGACGCGCAGGCGTTCGGGATGGCCGTCAGCCGGGCGGTGCTGTTCGCGACCCCCGTGCTCGTGGTGCACCTCGTCATCGTTCGTCGGTTCGCGGGGACACCACCGATGGAGGAGCTGCGGCACCTGGGTCGGCCCCTCGCGGTGGGGGTCCTGGTCCTGCTCGTGGGCAGCGCCCTGGACATCGTCCTCCCCGGGCCCCCCATCGTGCGGCTGCTGGCCGTCGGCGGCGGGGCCGCGCTGGTCGCCGTCGCGGCGACCGTGCGCCTCGTGCCCGGGTGCGCAGAGCTTGTTGTCGGCCGGTTGCGCGGACGGGCGGGCAGTCCTGCCTCTCGAGACGACGAGCCGCCGGTCGACCCCCGACCGTTTGCAGGTGTTTGA
- a CDS encoding sugar transferase, whose amino-acid sequence MSRSTDRVWPAVQPTDGDIEVVLPIEFPGVPRPGRPGVRGTLPDAERRLDLVLVGVDVLVLVVVWVAVTWQALATASAAWAALAVPAVVSGAAVAGFGPPHTRVGWLRTQQTARILEVSGGAAALVALLAVAGFVPVDGLHVGAGAVAGAVALHLARGASSAVVVRATPSRRRRRVLLVGDNDEAGDLCQLVGEHPEMGIVVLGRVGGCAHPADRRLDRVPWCGPLRDMPSVLAEQQPSGALVAPTALSSTELNDAVRTLVGAGVGVHLSSGLQGISYQRLHLTPLAHEPLLYVKCAPRRRWSEIAKRGIDLAVASVVLVASTPVFGLVCLLVKLQDGGPVLFRQERVGREGRPFTLLKVRTMVVDAEERLEALRAENERQGGVLFKMQADPRVTRLGKLLRRSSIDELPQLINVLRGDMSIVGPRPALPAEAARFSERLRRRTCVRPGITGLWQVEARDSPNFRTYERLDLFYVENWTVALDLAIIVTTVPAVLSRLAGSVRGVLARSD is encoded by the coding sequence GTGAGCCGCTCGACCGACCGGGTGTGGCCTGCCGTGCAACCCACCGACGGGGACATCGAGGTCGTCCTTCCCATCGAGTTTCCCGGCGTCCCGCGACCCGGACGGCCAGGGGTCAGGGGCACGCTGCCCGACGCCGAGCGGCGGCTGGACCTGGTGCTGGTCGGGGTCGACGTCCTGGTGCTCGTGGTGGTGTGGGTGGCGGTCACCTGGCAGGCGCTCGCAACGGCCTCCGCGGCGTGGGCGGCACTGGCCGTCCCGGCCGTCGTGTCCGGCGCCGCAGTGGCCGGCTTCGGACCCCCCCACACCCGCGTCGGGTGGCTGCGGACCCAGCAGACCGCCCGGATCCTCGAGGTCTCCGGTGGTGCCGCAGCGCTCGTCGCCCTGCTGGCCGTCGCCGGGTTCGTCCCCGTCGACGGCCTGCATGTCGGGGCAGGCGCAGTGGCCGGGGCGGTCGCGTTGCACCTCGCCCGCGGCGCGAGCAGCGCGGTCGTGGTCCGGGCGACGCCCTCCCGGCGTCGCCGCCGGGTGCTGCTCGTCGGGGACAACGACGAGGCCGGCGACCTGTGCCAGCTGGTCGGAGAACACCCCGAGATGGGCATCGTGGTGCTGGGTCGAGTCGGTGGTTGTGCCCACCCTGCGGACCGCCGGCTCGACCGAGTGCCATGGTGCGGCCCCCTGCGCGACATGCCGTCGGTGCTCGCCGAGCAGCAGCCCTCCGGGGCACTCGTGGCCCCGACGGCCCTGAGCTCCACGGAGCTCAACGATGCGGTGCGAACGCTCGTCGGCGCTGGGGTGGGCGTGCACCTCTCCAGCGGCCTGCAGGGCATCAGCTACCAGCGGCTGCACCTGACACCGTTGGCGCACGAACCGCTGCTCTACGTCAAGTGCGCCCCGCGGCGCCGTTGGTCGGAGATCGCCAAGCGCGGGATCGACCTGGCCGTCGCCAGCGTCGTGCTCGTGGCGTCCACCCCGGTGTTCGGCCTCGTCTGCCTGCTGGTCAAGCTCCAGGACGGTGGGCCGGTGCTGTTCCGACAGGAGCGGGTGGGTCGGGAGGGCAGGCCGTTCACCCTGCTGAAGGTCCGCACCATGGTCGTGGACGCCGAGGAGCGGCTCGAGGCGCTGCGGGCCGAGAACGAACGGCAGGGCGGCGTGCTGTTCAAGATGCAGGCCGATCCGCGTGTCACACGCCTCGGCAAGCTCCTGCGCCGGTCGAGCATCGACGAGCTCCCGCAGCTGATCAACGTGCTGCGTGGCGACATGAGCATCGTCGGCCCACGCCCGGCGCTGCCGGCGGAGGCCGCCCGGTTCAGTGAACGGCTCCGGCGCCGGACGTGTGTCCGACCGGGCATCACCGGCCTGTGGCAGGTCGAGGCGCGGGACAGTCCCAACTTCAGGACCTACGAACGGCTCGACCTCTTCTACGTCGAGAACTGGACCGTGGCGCTGGACCTGGCCATCATCGTCACGACGGTCCCAGCGGTGCTGTCGCGCCTCGCGGGCAGCGTCCGAGGGGTACTCGCGAGGTCGGACTGA
- a CDS encoding cell wall-binding repeat-containing protein, producing the protein MGIAGISQRTVLWAVLGVAALAGVAAVLGARTAPAATGPPAGPASFAVAPEPVRLGGTERHETAAIVATAAFPDGASVAVLARSDVYTDALTGSVLAGALDAPMLLTPGTQLADATRDALETLGTTRVLVLGGTSAIGEVVVNGLRDAGLEVSRVAGADRYGTAAAVARAADEAASVGLLDGDRLAFVASGLGFADVLSVGGLAYSGPHPIVLAGVDGLPPSSLDLMEDIAIDRVVIVGGEAVVPTAVERQLDALGIPHQRAAGASRGETATAVADLALTDFGFSWDRVALVRGDEPVDALSGSPWTGRMHAPTLLVLGPFELGLSTENWLADRCSLGVGLVAFGGTSAITPATLARAVQLADCTVEPTTPPPGETEPPGPGTSQLLTATQQTFEGGIDGWAPRGNVVVGPGTTGRLDTSSLRLEVSEDGVFPDDTGTARAGTTPGRNALRAVPGRVHTGSLWIRPVGRTSPVRCEIRWYDADGTILHTAGGPTVMERVGEWVQTTCSAFPPPDAVGVALRVFVDEATWGDVHHIDDASLLVVDDGDPSPSPTPSTQPATPPTPPPPAPPPPPPVSGGWPDGPDDTGIAAVGLDEDDLTDTTTLRLTSGDVVENMHVRGTIIIEEGSANVVIRNSLIETDGRYGIQSASGVTNLLVENVTIRGTGGSRSAAILARGQGTIRGVNASAFRDGIKVFSDMVVEDSWIHDLVLIGEAHRDGIQAVGGRNVTIRNNRIEGPYQTSTSAMHIAADLSPITNYTITGNFLSGGTFTVYLTHKDDQSAPTDIVLSDNVFDGVSNVPSKREPANSWQFGTCSLRRGARWTVEGNTFVDGSPDPC; encoded by the coding sequence ATGGGCATCGCTGGCATCAGCCAACGAACCGTGCTCTGGGCGGTGCTCGGCGTTGCCGCGCTGGCAGGGGTCGCCGCGGTCCTGGGGGCGCGGACCGCCCCGGCTGCGACCGGCCCCCCGGCTGGACCGGCGTCCTTCGCGGTGGCCCCCGAGCCCGTTCGCCTGGGCGGGACGGAACGACACGAGACCGCCGCCATCGTCGCGACCGCGGCCTTCCCCGACGGGGCATCAGTGGCCGTGCTGGCACGCAGCGACGTCTACACCGATGCCCTGACCGGTTCGGTGCTGGCCGGCGCGCTGGACGCGCCGATGCTGCTGACCCCCGGCACCCAGCTCGCCGACGCCACGCGTGACGCCCTCGAGACGCTGGGCACGACCCGGGTACTGGTCCTCGGCGGCACCTCCGCCATCGGGGAGGTCGTCGTGAACGGCCTGCGGGACGCGGGTCTGGAGGTCAGCCGGGTCGCCGGCGCCGACCGGTACGGAACCGCCGCAGCCGTGGCCCGGGCTGCCGACGAGGCCGCATCCGTCGGCCTCCTCGATGGCGACCGGCTGGCGTTCGTCGCCAGCGGTCTCGGGTTCGCCGACGTCCTCTCGGTCGGTGGCCTCGCCTACAGCGGCCCCCATCCCATCGTGCTGGCGGGTGTCGACGGACTGCCGCCGAGCAGCCTCGACCTGATGGAGGACATCGCGATCGACCGGGTCGTCATCGTCGGCGGCGAAGCCGTCGTGCCCACCGCGGTCGAGCGGCAGCTCGACGCGCTGGGGATCCCCCATCAGCGAGCCGCAGGCGCGTCCCGCGGCGAGACCGCCACAGCGGTCGCCGACCTCGCGTTGACCGACTTCGGGTTCTCGTGGGACCGGGTCGCCCTCGTCCGCGGCGACGAACCGGTCGATGCGTTGTCCGGCAGCCCGTGGACGGGACGCATGCACGCACCCACGCTGCTGGTGCTGGGACCCTTCGAGCTGGGGCTGTCGACCGAGAACTGGCTCGCCGACCGCTGCAGCCTCGGCGTCGGACTCGTGGCTTTCGGCGGCACCTCGGCCATCACGCCGGCCACGCTGGCCCGAGCGGTACAGCTCGCCGACTGCACCGTCGAACCCACGACCCCACCTCCCGGGGAGACCGAACCCCCGGGACCGGGTACGTCCCAGCTGCTGACGGCGACGCAGCAGACCTTCGAGGGCGGTATCGACGGCTGGGCCCCACGCGGGAACGTCGTCGTGGGTCCCGGCACGACCGGTCGCCTGGACACCTCCTCCCTTCGTCTGGAGGTCTCCGAGGACGGGGTCTTCCCCGACGACACGGGAACCGCCCGAGCCGGGACCACCCCCGGCCGGAACGCCCTGCGAGCCGTCCCGGGACGCGTCCACACGGGGTCGCTGTGGATACGGCCGGTCGGTCGGACCTCGCCGGTCCGCTGCGAGATCCGGTGGTACGACGCCGACGGGACGATCCTGCACACGGCCGGCGGGCCGACCGTCATGGAACGGGTCGGAGAGTGGGTGCAGACGACCTGCTCGGCGTTCCCGCCACCGGACGCCGTCGGAGTGGCGCTCCGGGTCTTCGTCGACGAGGCCACCTGGGGGGACGTGCACCACATCGACGATGCGTCGTTGCTCGTCGTCGACGACGGCGACCCATCGCCCAGCCCCACCCCCAGCACACAGCCGGCCACGCCCCCGACGCCTCCCCCGCCGGCCCCACCGCCGCCGCCCCCGGTGTCCGGCGGCTGGCCCGACGGCCCCGACGACACCGGCATCGCCGCGGTTGGACTGGACGAGGACGACCTGACCGACACGACCACCCTGCGGCTGACCAGCGGCGACGTCGTGGAGAACATGCACGTCCGCGGGACGATCATCATCGAGGAGGGCTCGGCCAACGTCGTGATCCGCAACTCGCTGATCGAGACCGACGGGCGGTACGGCATCCAGTCGGCCTCCGGTGTCACCAACCTGCTGGTCGAGAACGTCACCATCCGCGGGACCGGCGGCTCGCGGTCGGCGGCGATCCTCGCCCGAGGGCAGGGAACCATCCGCGGCGTCAACGCCTCGGCGTTCCGAGACGGGATCAAGGTCTTCTCCGACATGGTCGTCGAGGACAGCTGGATCCACGACCTCGTGCTCATCGGCGAGGCGCACCGCGACGGCATCCAGGCCGTCGGCGGCCGCAACGTGACCATCCGCAACAACCGGATCGAGGGGCCGTACCAGACGTCGACGTCCGCCATGCACATCGCCGCGGACCTCTCCCCGATCACGAACTACACCATCACCGGCAACTTCCTGTCCGGCGGCACCTTCACCGTGTACCTGACCCACAAGGACGACCAGTCGGCTCCGACCGACATCGTCCTGTCCGACAACGTCTTCGACGGAGTGTCGAACGTGCCCTCGAAGCGCGAACCCGCCAACTCGTGGCAGTTCGGCACGTGCTCGCTGCGTCGCGGCGCGCGCTGGACGGTCGAGGGCAACACGTTCGTCGACGGCAGCCCGGACCCCTGCTGA
- a CDS encoding methyltransferase domain-containing protein produces the protein MRVLVTIANHGTKNRAFLETVLAAYRVMPYDVRIVVLSDRPKDLGPDVEVRVGAPTDDPRSLPFAHQRVLADGIDDHDLFVYSEDDTLVTAAHLRAFVAATDRLPTHLVPGFLRFEERPTGTRSYCSFHTSFRWDPSSARTINGLDVARFTNAHSAMYVLTRAQLRRAIDSKNYLVPPHAGIYSQMVSAATDVYTSCGLQRVICLSAIEDFMVHHLPNIYLDRLGIDPHDFELQLRALGEVRDGLRSPSALLDGASDLPVRGRQRQVWGRRPFAALRDAVSGVAGPVLSIGATTGDLERELFASAHEIVAVPVDEVLGALCRDRGLTTVTPDLDAALHELQDARFELILLDDILKHIPNPPALLGLLRHLLRPGGRIVATVPNLRRERVARALRRPGRVEIPRVGAFASAGVHHTDGAVLRSWMRSAGCDVVSERYGSPVDPDRDRRDPLALERWLGRTAVVVGAPPLAARVPEPVLEVASWS, from the coding sequence ATGCGTGTGCTCGTCACCATCGCCAACCACGGCACGAAGAACCGGGCGTTCCTCGAGACCGTGCTCGCGGCCTACCGCGTGATGCCGTACGACGTCCGGATCGTCGTGCTCTCCGACCGACCCAAGGACCTTGGTCCCGACGTGGAGGTCAGGGTGGGCGCCCCGACCGATGACCCTCGGTCCCTGCCGTTCGCCCACCAGCGAGTACTCGCCGACGGCATCGACGACCACGACCTGTTTGTCTACAGCGAGGACGACACCTTGGTGACCGCGGCACACCTGCGCGCCTTCGTCGCCGCAACCGACCGCCTGCCCACCCACCTCGTGCCCGGCTTCCTCCGCTTCGAGGAGCGACCGACCGGGACACGGTCCTACTGCTCGTTCCACACGAGCTTCCGGTGGGACCCGTCCTCGGCCAGGACCATCAACGGGCTCGACGTGGCGCGCTTCACCAACGCCCACTCCGCGATGTACGTGCTGACCCGGGCGCAGCTCCGTCGCGCGATCGACTCCAAGAACTACCTGGTGCCACCGCACGCAGGGATCTACAGCCAGATGGTCAGCGCCGCCACCGACGTCTACACGAGCTGCGGCCTCCAGCGGGTGATCTGCCTCTCGGCCATCGAGGACTTCATGGTCCACCACCTGCCCAACATCTACCTGGACCGCCTCGGCATCGACCCGCACGACTTCGAGCTGCAGCTGCGGGCCCTCGGCGAGGTTCGCGACGGCCTGCGCAGCCCGTCGGCCCTCCTGGACGGCGCATCGGACCTGCCGGTCCGTGGCCGGCAACGACAGGTGTGGGGCCGCCGGCCGTTCGCCGCCCTCCGCGACGCGGTCAGCGGCGTGGCGGGCCCGGTGCTCAGCATCGGCGCGACCACCGGGGACCTCGAACGCGAGCTGTTCGCGTCCGCCCACGAGATCGTGGCCGTGCCCGTGGACGAGGTGCTCGGCGCGCTGTGTCGCGACCGTGGCCTGACGACCGTCACACCCGACCTGGACGCCGCGCTCCACGAGCTGCAGGACGCCCGGTTCGAGCTGATCCTGCTCGACGACATCCTCAAGCACATCCCCAACCCGCCTGCGTTGCTGGGGTTGCTCCGCCACTTGTTGCGGCCGGGCGGGCGCATCGTCGCCACCGTCCCCAACCTGCGACGCGAACGCGTGGCGAGGGCCCTCCGGCGTCCCGGCAGGGTCGAGATCCCACGGGTGGGTGCGTTCGCGTCTGCCGGGGTCCACCACACGGACGGGGCGGTGCTCAGGAGCTGGATGCGAAGTGCTGGGTGTGACGTCGTGTCCGAACGCTACGGATCGCCCGTCGACCCCGACCGGGACAGGCGTGACCCCCTCGCGCTGGAGCGCTGGCTCGGTCGGACGGCGGTCGTGGTCGGCGCACCACCCCTGGCCGCCCGCGTGCCCGAGCCGGTCCTGGAGGTGGCGTCGTGGAGCTGA
- a CDS encoding O-antigen ligase family protein, protein MALVAGFLAAVGVATLVYMHVDTDVVWVTSVFLVLTFGMSARWIVRPFGAIGQPAVFVAGACLWWWVMGRIARDPGLARGPDRIRSVLLSLWWFLLLTYVLSFTRPLTVAETNGSARAVVLFSCLFGVALLIGDGVADRDRLDVLVDRVVTAAAFLALIGIVQFVFGRDPWTAIDFPGLVLNRDSASVGERAIFNRPFATALHPIEFGTVSAALLPLALHRGLHPRVGRGLPGRWGPVILLGSAVPMSVSRSAVVSLVVGLLVVAGRWSWRRRAAMSVAGLAFVVWVWALVPGLVGTVLSLFENAGNDPSVTARTDRIPRVLALWEEHPWLGRGFGTYNINDYFLLDNEVYGMLLDTGVIGLAVWACTMVAVCSLILSATARSDAATRHLGGALVACIVALLASTATFDAFAYRILLGSLFVLIGCGAALRRLERASASGTVGRAPLPVGHPLEV, encoded by the coding sequence ATGGCCCTCGTCGCCGGCTTCCTCGCCGCCGTCGGCGTGGCCACCCTCGTGTACATGCACGTGGACACCGACGTCGTGTGGGTGACGTCGGTGTTCCTCGTCCTGACGTTCGGGATGTCCGCACGGTGGATCGTCAGGCCCTTCGGCGCCATCGGCCAGCCAGCGGTCTTCGTGGCCGGTGCCTGCCTCTGGTGGTGGGTGATGGGTCGAATCGCCAGGGACCCGGGCCTCGCCCGTGGCCCCGACCGCATCCGGTCGGTCCTGCTGTCCCTCTGGTGGTTCCTGCTGCTGACGTACGTGCTCTCCTTCACGCGACCGCTGACCGTGGCCGAGACCAACGGGTCCGCACGGGCGGTCGTGCTGTTCTCGTGCCTGTTCGGCGTGGCCCTCCTCATCGGGGACGGGGTGGCCGATCGCGACCGACTCGACGTCCTCGTCGATCGGGTCGTGACGGCCGCGGCCTTCCTGGCCCTCATCGGGATCGTGCAGTTCGTGTTCGGTCGGGATCCATGGACGGCCATCGACTTCCCCGGCCTCGTGCTCAACCGCGACTCCGCGTCAGTGGGCGAACGCGCGATCTTCAACCGACCGTTCGCGACGGCGCTGCATCCCATCGAGTTCGGGACGGTCTCCGCTGCCCTGCTGCCCCTGGCGTTGCACCGCGGGCTCCATCCGCGGGTCGGCCGGGGACTCCCCGGACGATGGGGGCCGGTGATCCTGCTGGGCTCGGCGGTCCCCATGTCGGTGTCGCGGTCCGCGGTGGTCTCCCTGGTGGTGGGCCTCCTGGTCGTCGCTGGCCGCTGGAGCTGGCGACGCCGCGCCGCGATGTCGGTGGCCGGCCTGGCCTTCGTCGTGTGGGTGTGGGCGCTGGTCCCGGGCCTCGTCGGCACGGTCCTGTCGCTCTTCGAGAACGCCGGCAACGATCCGAGCGTCACGGCACGAACCGATCGGATTCCCCGCGTGCTCGCCCTGTGGGAGGAACACCCATGGCTCGGGCGGGGGTTCGGGACCTACAACATCAACGACTACTTCCTGCTGGACAACGAGGTCTACGGAATGCTCCTGGACACCGGTGTCATCGGTCTGGCCGTGTGGGCGTGCACGATGGTGGCGGTGTGCTCGCTGATCCTGTCGGCGACCGCACGATCGGACGCGGCGACCCGGCACCTCGGCGGCGCGCTGGTGGCCTGCATCGTGGCGTTGCTGGCCAGCACCGCCACCTTCGACGCGTTCGCCTACCGGATCCTCCTCGGTTCCCTGTTCGTCCTCATCGGTTGTGGCGCGGCCCTGCGGCGGCTGGAACGGGCGAGCGCGTCGGGCACGGTTGGCCGTGCGCCGCTGCCCGTGGGGCATCCCCTGGAGGTTTGA
- a CDS encoding glycosyltransferase, with amino-acid sequence MKKATTLLVASDGGHLTQLRLLVPRLLPTVGAATWISYDCLTARSVLCGEHMIPGNGPSTRHLGNAARNYQLARQILSGGHFDRVVSTGAGIAVPFLAEANRRGIPGHYIESASRVEGPSLSGRMLMRVAPDVHLYTQHPRWADRRWHYAGSVFEGYRPDRHGEPFPRALRILVTLGTHDAYRFDALVESVARLIGPDDEVVWQTGSTTGHDRLPGRVERAVPAAEMQQLIDWADVVVAHCGTGTILTALEHGKHPVVVPRRHLRGEHVDDHQAVTAREVSRLGLARWVEADHVTRRDLLDAASNGCVRESTLPFLLADRPVVETIIELPEVVLR; translated from the coding sequence ATGAAGAAGGCGACGACGTTGCTGGTGGCATCAGACGGGGGACACCTGACCCAGCTCCGGTTGCTGGTACCGCGGCTCCTCCCGACGGTCGGCGCCGCGACGTGGATCAGCTACGACTGCCTCACCGCTCGGTCGGTCCTCTGTGGTGAGCACATGATCCCCGGCAACGGGCCCTCGACCAGGCACTTGGGCAACGCCGCCCGCAACTACCAGCTCGCGAGGCAGATCCTGTCGGGCGGGCACTTCGACCGGGTCGTCTCCACCGGTGCGGGCATCGCCGTCCCGTTCCTGGCGGAGGCCAACCGCAGGGGCATCCCGGGCCACTACATCGAGAGCGCGTCCCGAGTCGAGGGCCCCTCGCTCAGCGGCCGCATGCTGATGCGGGTGGCTCCGGACGTCCACCTCTACACCCAGCATCCGCGCTGGGCGGACCGCCGCTGGCACTATGCCGGATCGGTCTTCGAGGGGTACCGCCCGGACCGCCACGGCGAGCCGTTCCCCCGGGCCCTGCGGATCCTCGTGACGCTCGGCACCCACGACGCGTACCGCTTCGATGCGCTGGTCGAGTCCGTGGCCCGCCTGATCGGACCCGACGACGAGGTCGTCTGGCAGACGGGATCCACCACCGGGCACGATCGACTGCCGGGCCGCGTGGAGCGGGCAGTGCCGGCTGCGGAGATGCAGCAGCTGATCGACTGGGCGGACGTGGTGGTGGCCCACTGCGGGACCGGCACCATCCTCACCGCGCTGGAACACGGCAAGCACCCGGTCGTGGTCCCACGTCGGCACCTCCGCGGCGAGCACGTCGACGACCACCAGGCCGTCACCGCCCGAGAGGTCTCCCGGCTGGGGCTGGCCCGGTGGGTGGAGGCCGACCACGTGACACGGCGGGACCTGCTGGACGCCGCCTCCAACGGCTGCGTGCGCGAGTCGACGCTTCCGTTCCTGCTCGCCGACCGCCCCGTTGTCGAGACGATCATCGAGCTCCCGGAGGTGGTGCTGCGGTGA